GCTGCCGGGGGAGTCGTAGTACCGGACGGTTTGTTTTCTCGCCATGATCACAGCCCCTTCTCAGAACAGTCCCCGCTGGCCGAGACGCTTGGCCAGCCGGTTGGAGCCGAAGATCAGTACGACGCCGATGACGCCCTTGAACAGGCCGACGGCGGTCGCGTAGCTGAACGAACCCTGGGTGATGCCGACGTAGTACACGAAGGTGTCGAACACGTCGGCCACGTCGCGGTTGAGCGAGGTCGTCATCAGCCAGATCTGCTCGAAGCCCGAATCCATCAGGTGGCCCGAGGTGAGGATCGCCATCACCACGATGGTCGGCTGGATCGCCGGCAGCGTGATGTGCCAGAACTGCCGCCAGCGGCCGGCGCCGTCCACCCGGGCCGCTTCGTACAGCTGCGAATCGACACCGGCCAGCGCCGCGAGGTAGATGATCGTGCCCCAGCCGGTCTGCTTCCAGAGCAGTTGCAGCACGATCAGCGGCCGGAACCAGCCGGCCTGCGCGACGTAGTCCACCTTCGGCCCGCCGGTCAGGCTGTGCACCCAGCCGGCGATCACGCCGAAGTCCACCGAGAACAACAGGTAGGTCAGCGACGCGACGATCGTCCAGGACAGGAAGTGCGGGATGTAGATCAGCGACTG
The Kribbella voronezhensis DNA segment above includes these coding regions:
- a CDS encoding ABC transporter permease, translated to MATDLAPNQVVPPAAEVKQAPPRKPRRPLGRELLRYRWLYVMLLPGLAYFALFKYLPMYGLTIAFKDYVPFLGYSGSQWVGLEHFRELFTGPDFGRLMFNTLLLALLTIVFVFPAPIVVALMLNELRMKVVKRSVQSLIYIPHFLSWTIVASLTYLLFSVDFGVIAGWVHSLTGGPKVDYVAQAGWFRPLIVLQLLWKQTGWGTIIYLAALAGVDSQLYEAARVDGAGRWRQFWHITLPAIQPTIVVMAILTSGHLMDSGFEQIWLMTTSLNRDVADVFDTFVYYVGITQGSFSYATAVGLFKGVIGVVLIFGSNRLAKRLGQRGLF